One segment of Argiope bruennichi chromosome 11, qqArgBrue1.1, whole genome shotgun sequence DNA contains the following:
- the LOC129956491 gene encoding uncharacterized protein LOC129956491 — protein MPSDPNLSQCRMAPPKKGPFSGQRIPETFNVDNHFDRYYIVKRISEKDETFQTVSPFLVQKAISATIGEPNSIRKIRSGDLLIEVNSRKRAQQLQKIKALATIPVRVTPHISLNTSKGDITCGEILNLSVDLIAKELKSQGVTHVRRITIRRDGETIETKHHILTFMSPKLPEYKYVGYIKRPVRPYIPNPLRCFNCQRFGHSKANCRGTVTCARCAERGHESQECSAQEKCVNCKSNHTSFSCSCPRWQLEKEITAVKIKEELSYPEARKKVLSQTPSPSISYASVVRKIFCKNCTCQNCTKSENPLPSPKPSSDSDSDKSIVNNHTEKSETIKRKPSKSEKSLKLKLAKRGVSKTNLTAKLKKTATKNSVALGLANQGIAHKDLTFIFGGIPNCPDLKLHPSGDESEFEMSREVSATPVVAPNNSSATRIS, from the coding sequence atgccgtcggacccgaatctttCTCAATGTCGTATGGCTCCTCCCAAGaagggtccctttagtgggcAACGTATTCCCGAAACCTTTAATGTCGATAATCATTTTGATCGTTATTACATTGTGAAGCGCATATCTGAAAAAGACGAGACTTTTCAAACAGTTTCTCCGTTTTTGGTACAAAAGGCCATCAGTGCCACAATTGGTGAACCAAATTCTATCCGCAAGATACGTTCAGGCGACTTGCTAATAGAGGTCAACTCACGTAAGCGAGCAcagcaattacaaaaaataaaagctttggcAACTATACCGGTTCGTGTAACCCCTCACATATCATTAAACACTTCAAAAGGTGACATAACTTGTGGTGAGATATTAAATCTCTCAGTAGATTTAATCGCTAAGGAATTAAAATCCCAAGGTGTTACCCATGTTCGCCGAATTACGATTAGGCGAGATGGAGAAACAATCGAAACGAAGCATCACATTCTCACATTTATGTCACCTAAATTACCCGAGTACAAATATGTAGGGTACATTAAGCGTCCAGTTAGACCCTATATACCGAACCCCTTGAGATGCTTTAACTGTCAACGCTTTGGGCACTCGAAAGCAAATTGCCGAGGCACTGTAACTTGTGCCCGATGTGCTGAGCGAGGACATGAGAGCCAGGAGTGTTCCGCACAAGAAAAGTGCGTGAATTGCAAAAGTAATCATACGTCCTTCTCCTGCTCGTGCCCACGATGGCaactagaaaaagaaataaccgctgttaaaattaaagaagaattatcATACCCAGAAGCCCGAAAGAAAGTTCTTTCTCAAACACCCTCACCTAGCATTAGCTACGCCTCTGTTGTCcggaaaattttttgtaaaaactgtACATGTCAAAATTGCACTAAAAGTGAGAATCCTTTACCATCCCCTAAACCTTCATCTGATTCCGATAGTGATAAATCCATTGTTAATAATCATACTGAGAAGTCAGAAACAATTAAGCGAAAACCATCAAAATCGGAAAAATCACTGAAACTGAAGCTTGCAAAACGTGGAGTCTCGAAAACAAATCTcactgcaaaattaaaaaaaactgctactAAAAATTCAGTAGCTTTGGGACTTGCAAATCAAGGTATAGCCCATAAAGACTTGACGTTTATTTTTGGTGGCATACCAAACTGTCCCGACCTCAAACTCCATCCTTCGGGAGATGAATCCGAATTTGAAATGAGTCGCGAAGTTTCTGCAACTCCTGTCGTTGCGCCTAATAATTCTTCAGCGACTCGtatctcttaa